From Ipomoea triloba cultivar NCNSP0323 chromosome 5, ASM357664v1, the proteins below share one genomic window:
- the LOC116020339 gene encoding uncharacterized protein LOC116020339, protein MELITTEGGYFLVKFASLEDYEFAKYGGPWMVLDHYLIIKEWVPNFDPLTDKTETVIVWVRFSCLSMEYYDYNFLMRVGGKIGRLINIDMATSLVARAMFARICVEVDITKPLLSKFTLKRNNHEYVEEEEQTAVGDADGWTPTEEGVGSNDQNNAKGKKDLNKGNAQIIPEVTEDYGSWMVAPRKGKRYAKNQEQNNQTRNGHGKKDLRNAGKGKEKIGSDSGSKFAHLMEDNAGETELESQGPEMGSSEQGVQKATTKGPSLRETN, encoded by the exons ATGGAGCTAATCACCACTGAGGGAGGATATTTTCTAGTTAAGTTTGCATCCCTGGAGGACTATGAATTTGCAAAGTACGGAGGACCCTGGATGGTCCTAGATCATTACCTAATCATAAAGGAGTGGGTTCCAAACTTTGATCCTCTCACTGACAAGACGGAGACAGTAATAGTGTGGGTGCGCTTCTCCTGCCTATCGATGGAGTACTATGACTACAATTTTCTCATGAGGGTGGGAGGCAAGATTGGTAGGCTGATTAACATTGATATGGCGACGAGTTTGGTCGCTCGGGCAATGTTTGCGAGAATCTGTGTTGAGGTAGATATTACCAAACCACTATTATCCAAGTTCACTCTAAAAAGGAAT AATCATGAATATGTTGAAGAAGAAGAGCAGACGGCGGTGGGAGATGCAGATGGTTGGACGCCGACGGAGGAAGGTGTTGGAAGCAACGATCAGAATAACGCAAAAGGAAAGAAGGATCTAAATAAAGGCAATGCGCAAATTATACCTGAAGTTACGGAGGATTATGGCTCTTGGATGGTGGCCCCTcgaaaaggaaaaagatatgCGAAAAATCAGGAACAGAATAATCAGACTAGGAATGGCCATGGAAAGAAAGATCTACGTAACGCAGGAAAAGGGAAGGAAAAAATAGGCTCGGATTCGGGCTCCAAATTTGCTCACCTCATGGAAGATAATGCGGGCGAGACAGAATTGGAGAGTCAAGGACCTGAAATGGGCTCGAGTGAACAAGGAGTGCAAAAAGCGACCACCAAAGGCCCAAGTCTCAGAGAAACAAATTGA